The following proteins are co-located in the Pyricularia oryzae 70-15 chromosome 1, whole genome shotgun sequence genome:
- a CDS encoding phosphoribosylglycinamide formyltransferase: protein MAAPIRISVLASGNGSNFQALIDAVQKTHAISPATIVRLIANRKNAYALTRAADAGIPTEYFNLVGNGFQKAGEKDPEAKRQAREAYDAALAALVLKDEPELVVLAGWMHVFSEAFLRPLEAAGIKCINLHPALPGKYDGANAIGRAYQDFKDGNLEGGKTGIMIHYVIAQVDRGAPIMVQEIECREGETLEELEQRIHSHEHELIVKATAQVVKEIAETKKR, encoded by the coding sequence ATGGCAGCTCCCATCAGGATATCCGTCCTCGCCTCAGGCAACGGCTCAAACTTCCAAGCCCTAATTGACGCCGTGCAAAAGACACACGCCATCTCGCCCGCGACCATCGTGCGGCTGATTGCGAACCGCAAGAACGCTTACGCGCTGACccgcgccgccgacgccggcaTCCCGACCGAGTACTTCAACCTGGTCGGGAACGGGTTCCAAAAGGCGGGCGAGAAGGACCCCGAGGCGAAGCGGCAGGCGCGGGAGGCCTACGACGCTGCGCTGGCCGCGCTCGTGCTCAAGGACGAGCCGGAACTGGTCGTGCTCGCCGGCTGGATGCACGTCTTCTCCGAGGCGTTCCTACGCCCgctcgaggccgccggcATCAAGTGCATCAACCTCCACCCGGCCCTGCCCGGCAAGTACGACGGCGCCAACGCCATCGGCCGTGCGTACCAGGACTTCAAGGACGGGAACCTGGAGGGTGGAAAGACGGGCATCATGATCCACTATGTCATTGCCCAGGTCGATCGGGGAGCCCCGATCATGGTTCAGGAGATCGAGTGCAGGGAGGGAGAGACGTTGGAGGAGCTCGAGCAGAGGATACACTCACATGAGCATGAGCTCATCGTCAAGGCGACGGCACAGGTCGTCAAGGAGATTGccgagacgaagaagaggTAG
- a CDS encoding 60S ribosomal protein L18, protein MGIDLKKHHVRSTHRKAPKSDNVYLKLLVKLYRFLARRTDSSFNKVVLRRLFMSRTNRPPVSLSRIAGNLKNGNEKKTVVVVGTVTDDNRLVECPKAQVAALRFTATARARIVAAGGQAITLDQLALEKPTGANTLLLRGPKNAREAVKHFGFGPHKHKKPYVQSKGRKFEKARGRRRSRGFKV, encoded by the exons ATGG GTATCGATCTTAAGAAGCACCACGTGCGCAGCACGCACCGCAAGGCCCCCAAGAGCGACAATGTCTACCTCAAGCTCTTGGTGAAGCTCTACCGCTTCCTGGCCC GCAGGACCGACTCCAGCTTCAACAAGGTTGTCCTTCGCCGCCTCTTTATGTCGCGCACCAACCGCCCTCCCGTCTCCCTGTCGCGCATCGCAGGCAACCTGAAGAACGGCAACGAGAAGAAGACCGTTGTCGTTGTCGGCACCGTCACCGACGACAACCGCCTGGTTGAGTGCCCCAAGGCCCAGGTCGCTGCCCTTCGCttcaccgccaccgcccgtGCCCGCATcgttgccgccggcggccaGGCCATCACCCTTGACCAGCTGGCTCTTGAGAAGCCCACTGGTGCCAacaccctcctcctccgcGGCCCCAAGAACGCCCGTGAGGCTGTCAAGCACTTCGGCTTCGGTCCCCACAAGCACAAG AAGCCTTACGTCCAGTCCAAGGGCCGCAAGTTCGAGAAGGCCCGTGGTCGCAGACGATCGCGTGGTTTCAAGGTCTAA
- a CDS encoding mitochondrial carrier protein yields MSSQKMSSTSAATSSLPSPPPQSSNSTMTSHPPPPTSPGPVAAAPVVASIPNDTLTQFRGFISQPVTAAFCAGGIAGAVSRTVVSPLERLKILFQIQSAGREEYKLSVGKALKKMWQEEGWRGFMRGNGTNCIRIVPYSAVQFGSYGFYKRTLFESSPGADLTPLERLICGGIAGITSVTFTYPLDIVRTRLSIQSASFADLGDKPKELPGMMATMVRMYRDEGGMMALYRGIVPTVTGVAPYVGLNFMTYEFVRTHLTPEGEKNPSAARKLLAGAISGAVAQTCTYPFDVLRRRFQINTMSGMGYQYKSIPDAVKVIVMQEGIKGLYKGIVPNLLKVAPSMASSWLSFEVFRDFFVSLDPKETAM; encoded by the exons ATGTCATCT CAAAAAATGTCGAGTACAAGCGCCGCCACATCATCCCTCCCGTCTCCGCCGCCACAGTCCTCCAACAGCACAATGACGTcgcatcctcctcctccgacATCGCCTGGCCCGGTGGCCGCGGCACCAGTAGTCGCCTCGATACCCAATGATACCCTGACGCAGTTTCGCGGCTTCATATCACAGCCGGTAACAGCAGCCTTCTGCGCCGGCGGCATCGCAGGCGCCGTGTCACGGACGGTGGTGTCGCCCCTGGAGCGTCTCAAGATTCTCTTCCAGATCCAGAGCGCCGGGCGCGAGGAGTACAAGCTGTCGGTCGGCAAGGCGCTAAAGAAGATGTGGCAAGAGGAAGGGTGGCGGGGCTTCATGCGCGGCAACGGCACCAACTGCATACGGATCGTGCCGTACTCGGCCGTGCAGTTTGGCTCGTACGGCTTCTACAAACGGACGCTGTTCGAGTCGAGCCCCGGGGCGGACCTGACGCCGCTCGAGCGCCTCATTTGTGGCGGCATCGCGGGTATCACGTCGGTGACGTTTACCTACCCGCTCGACATTGTGCGGACGCGCCTCTCGATCCAGTCGGCGTCGTTTGCCGACCTCGGCGACAAGCCCAAGGAGCTCCCGGGCATGATGGCCACCATGGTGCGCATGTACCGCGACGAGGGAGGTATGATGGCGCTGTATCGCGGCATCGTGCCCACCGTCACGGGCGTGGCGCCGTACGTCGGTCTCAACTTTATGACGTACGAGTTTGTGCGCACGCACCTGACCCCAGAGGGTGAGAAGaaccccagcgcggccaGGAAGCTGCTTGCAGGTGCCATCTCGGGTGCTGTCGCGCAGACCTGCACATATCCATT TGATGTTCTGAGGAGACGGTTCCAAATCAACACCATGTCTGGTATGGGATACCAGTACAAGTCGATCCCGGATGCCGTCAAAGTGATTGTGATGCAAGAGGGCATCAAGGGGCTGTACAAAGGCATCGTACCGAACCTGCTCAAGGTGGCGCCGAGTATGGCGTCAAGTTGGTTGAGTTTTGAGGTCTTCAGGGATTTCTTCGTCTCCCTGGACCCCAAGGAGACGGCGATGTGA
- a CDS encoding fimbrin, producing MNVLKLQRKFPEFQQNEIFELSNSFSKLDVDDKGYLDEATAIKATQQSERQPYDVVRQALKEVDLDSSRRVELEDYVGLIAKLRQSSPAQKRLSGGGGAAPLAPSGVVSQRTGGHASKPSVSGKIQVQGSNANITHTINEDERTEFTRHINAVLAGDPDIGSRLPFPTDTFEMFDECKDGLVLAKLINDSVPDTIDERVLNRPGKKTKNLNHFQMTENNNIVIESAKGIGCSVVNIGSGDIIEVREHLILGLIWQVIRRGLLGKIDIKLHPELYRLLEEDETLEQFLRLPPEQILLRWFNYHLKAANWPRRVNNFSSDIKDGENYTVLLAQIGTEYGCDRSPLQTQDHLQRAEQVLQNADRMGCRKFLTPTSLVAGNPKLNLAFVANLFNTHPCLDPITEEEKLEVEDFDAEGEREARVFTLWLNSLDVQPAVVSFFDDLRNGTVLLQAYDKVIKGSVNWRHVNKPPAHGGDMSHFKAIENTNYAIELGKQNGFSLVGIQGADITDGQKTLTLGLVWQLMRKDITLTLSALAQRLGKREITDTEMVRWANEMSKKGGRNSSIRSFKDQTIGTGIFLLDVLNGMKSSYVDYDLVTPGQTDDDAYLNAKLSISIARKMGATIWLVPEDICQVRSRLVTTFIGSLMATHEKMA from the exons ATGAACGTTCTCAAACTTCAGAG GAAGTTTCCCGAGTTCCAACAAAACGAGATCTTTGAGCTCTCCAACTCGTTCTCAAAGCTTGATGTCGACGACAAAGGATACCTCGACGAGGCCACCGCGATCAAAGCTACCCAGCAGAGCGAACGTCAGCCCTACGATGTCGTGCGCCAGGCCCTCAAGGAAGTCGATCTGGACTCGTCGCGACGAGTAGAGCTTGAAGATTACGTCGGCCTGATCGCAAAGCTGCGCCAGTCCTCCCCCGCGCAAAAGCGTCtttctggcggcggcggcgcggcgcCTCTCGCCCCATCAGGTGTCGTCTCGCAGAGGACTGGCGGGCACGCTTCGAAACCGAGTGTTAGTGGCAAGATTCAGGTGCAAGGCTCCAACGCGAACATCACGCATACCATCAACGAGGATGAGCGCACAGAGTTTACCCGCCACATCAACGCCGTTCTTGCCGGTGATCCCGACATTGGCAGCCGCCTCCCCTTCCCTACCGACACCTTTGAAATGTTCGACGAGTGCAAGGACGGTCTTGTGCTGGCCAAGTTGATCAACGACAGCGTGCCCGACACCATCGACGAGCGTGTGCTCAACCGCCCCGGAAAGAAAACCAAGAACCTCAACCACTTCCAGATGACCGAGAACAACAATATCGTCATTGAGTCTGCCAAGGGTATTGGTTGCTCGGTGGTCAACATTGGTAGCGGAGACATCATTGAGGTCCGCGAGCATTTGATTCTAGGTCTCATTTGGCAGGTTATCCGGAGAGGTCTGCTGGGCAAGATTGATATCAAGCTGCACCCCGAGCTCTACAGGCTGttggaggaggacgagacACTGGAGCAGTTCCTGAGGCTGCCTCCGGAGCAGATCCTGCTGCGCTGGTTCAACTACCACCTGAAGGCGGCCAACTGGCCGAGGAGGGTCAACAACTTCTCTAGTGACATCAAGGATGGCGAGAATTATACTGTGCTCTTGGCCCAGATTGGCACCGAATACGGCTGCGACAGGTCGCCACTGCAGACGCAAGATCATCTCCAACGTGCCGAGCAGGTCCTTCAAAACGCTGACCGGATGGGCTGCCGCAAGTTTCTGACGCCCACATCTCTTGTTGCCGGAAACCCCAAGCTGAACCTTGCATTCGTTGCAAACCTGTTCAACACACACCCTTGCCTAGACCCCATaaccgaggaggagaagctgGAAGTGGAGGACTTCGACGCCGAAGGCGAACGCGAGGCTCGTGTCTTTACTCTGTGGCTCAACAGCTTGGATGTGCAGCCTGCAGTCGTTTCATTCTTTGACGACCTGCGGAATGGAACAGTCCTCCTGCAGGCTTACGACAAGGTCATCAAGGGCTCAGTAAACTGGAGGCATGTTAACAAGCCCCCGGCGCATGGCGGTGACATGTCGCACTTCAAGGCGATCGAGAACACCAACTACGCCATTGAGCTTGGAAAGCAAAACGGTTTCTCTCTGGTCGGAATCCAGGGAGCAGATATAACCGACGGGCAAAAGACTCTGACGTTGGGTTTGGTTTGGCAATTGATGCGCAAGGACATTACCTTGACCCTGTCTGCGCTGGCTCAAAGGCTCGGCAAGCGTGAGATTACCGACACTGAGATGGTCAGGTGGGCCAACGAGATGTCAAAGAAGGGCGGCCGCAACTCGTCCATCCGGTCATTCAAGGACCAGACTATCGGCACCGGTATCTTCCTTTTGGATGTGCTCAACGGCATGAAGAGCAGCTACGTAGATTACGACCTGGTCACGCCAGGCCAGACGGACGATGATGCGTACCTCAACGCTAAGCTATCCATCAGCATTGCGAGAAAGATGGGCGCGACGATTTGGCTGGTGCCCGAGGATATTTGCCAGGTCCGGAGTCGTTTGGTCACGACGTTTATTG GTTCCCTGATGGCGACGCATGAAAAGATGGCTTGA
- a CDS encoding DDHD domain-containing protein, with product MSAAAHRPTLVHCITEGSVLKPPRTFGTVPHCLSRKYLARGVKEEETTIASSHCTSPNLKLTLPKHNSKLLAFRCISNHSTTRGSSTTARLTTTHSLHQTAPLSHWAARAPRRPAGPAGHSDAMAPAGSAEKKADKSYFSSAVDSMNPWGGSRSTTPTPKEPVPSTPTPPPPAASNPGDHSINYVYGQSTKRYPPDCPPLNVKWFHAVDIPKRKPKFLRSKKPIEDPKPPPVPKKLVPFAPEDSRSIETTYQTILEDLEKNKGSTVKRQPTKLSRRPQVSSDDSTPKTTDHHIVYVQEDFLFQVDIEDRELAPVYWLGPIYDVRRGTWFYQEGSTLRPCEENLAAQLEEGYLKAKPWTYPPRNRSNSGTQNVTPKGSNDNLKAAAAGQAETASKPAVPAAPQAQHQPQSHRLFGTYMNSVATYQDSTVAWLTSDSVLSWVTSTVYERFAGGGYMSGVKLVRGYSEPNKAKEKESPDGKGDSKGDVKEGRWPTTPPADITELKLDEKQQKLLKRRSAPPSTKSPVKESGESRDKELLTSLMGSADKSGDQEEEDVRRKQEKQMQNDYNTQAGENQGRDIDHLFLVTHGIGQLLGLRMESVNFVHDVNILRKTLKGVYSNSADLKALNSDNGDGPGNCRIQVLPVCWRHLLDFPKKREKKREHDLGETYTEEDEYPSLEDITVEGVAFARSLISDLALDVLLYQSAYREQIAHIVQEESNRVYNLFMERNPGFKGKVHIIGHSLGSAIMFDILCRQKEDSKTGERNPLRIWPSQGRLEPPKDPRELKFDFQVEDLYCIGSPIGLFQMLKGRTIAARHMSDSFPSQSPLDPDTMEDPFLMADPTQRVSTITGLPFSISSPKVKQLFNVFHPSDPIAYRMEPLITPAMSSLKSQVLPYTKKGIFGSVAPQGITGIGVKVGQSVSGLWSSLSAGIASNILNRSLGLTQEDVANMQQQQQNPTPSSGAAGTNISSATGVLSDASVQSEKSAERKRQLARNNSGLSPLSGNDATLIDDELETLFSNFENRRVKNKEQFSEEEDKARRLRKEEMKVRALNRNGRVDYSIQESALDFNPINTIASHMAYWSDEDVAHFIMSQVLSNRSGTGRR from the exons ATGTCGGCTGCAGCTCACCGCCCAACGCTGGTACATTGCATTACAGAAGGTTCAGTACTCAAACCACCGAGAACATTCGGGACGGTCCCACACTGTCTTTCCAGGAAGTACCTTGCAAGGGGTGTTAAAGAAGAAGAGACCACTATAGCTTCCTCGCATTGCACCTCGCCGAACCTCAAACTTACTCTCCCCAAACACAACTCAAAGCTGCTGGCTTTCCGGTGCATCTCTAACCACTCGACAACAAGAGGGTCCTCAACAACAGCCCGGCTCACAACAACGCACTCCTTACATCAAACCGCTCCCCTCAGTCATTGGGCAGCCAGAGCTCCGCGGAGGCCCGCCGGCCCAGCAGGCCATAGCGACGCCATGGCGCCTGCGGGGTCTGCTGAGAAAAAGGCAGACAAGAGCTATTTCTCGTCTGCCGTCGACTCGATGAACCCTTGGGGTGGTAGTCGAAGCACTACCCCGACCCCCAAGGAACCTGTTCCTTCCACGCCGACACCTCCTCCTCCCGCCGCCAGCAACCCCGGGGATCACAGTATCAACTACGTCTACGGCCAGAGCACCAAGAGATACCCACCCGACTGTCCACCTCTGAACGTCAAATGGTTCCATGCAGTCGAT ATACCCAAGCGTAAACCCAAGTTCTTACGTTCCAAAAAACCGATCGAAGATCCAAAGCCACCCCCAGTACCGAAGAAGCTCGTCCCCTTTGCACCTGAGGATTCCCGGTCGATAGAGACAACATATCAAACTATACTCGAAGACTTGGAGAAGAACAAGGGGTCCACAGTCAAACGACAACCAACTAAGCTCAGTCGTAGGCCGCAAGTAAGTAGTGACGATTCAACGCCAAAGACCACAGACCATCACATTGTCTATGTTCAGGAGGACTTTCTCTTTCAAGTCGACATCGAAGACCGAGAGCTGGCACCTGTGTATTGGCTGGGCCCAATCTACGACGTGAGAAGGGGCACTTGGTTTTATCAGGAAGGGTCGACTctgcggccatgcgaggagAACCTGGCAGCGCAGCTGGAGGAAGGTTACCTAAAAGCAAAGCCGTGGACATATCCACCACGCAACCGGAGCAACTCTGGCACGCAAAACGTAACACCAAAGGGGTCTAACGACAACCTCAAAGCCGCAGCAGCGGGACAGGCAGAGACTGCTTCAAAGCCCGCCGTCCCTGCCGCACCGCAGGCGCAGCACCAACCGCAGAGTCACCGTCTGTTTGGAACTTACATGAATAGTGTCGCCACCTACCAAGATTCCACAGTGGCGTGGTTGACTTCTGACAGTGTTCTATCATGGGTGACGTCTACGGTTTACGAAAGATTTGCAGGCGGTGGTTACATGAGTGGTGTTAAGCTAGTTCGTGGTTATAGCGAGCCCAACAaggccaaagaaaaagagagccCCGATGGAAAAGGTGACTCAAAAGGTGACGTGAAAGAGGGAAGATGGCCTACCACACCACCCGCCGACATAACAGAGCTCAAGCTTGATGAGAAGCAACAGAAGCTGCTTAAGAGGAGATCTGCACCCCCTAGCACTAAGTCCCCAGTCAAGGAGTCTGGGGAGAGTCGAGACAAGGAGTTGTTGACATCATTGATGGGAAGTGCTGATAAGTCTGGGGATCAAGAGGAGGAAGACGTGCGGAGGAAACAAGAGAAACAGATGCAGAACGATTACAACACCCAGGCCGGTGAAAACCAAGGGCGAGATATCGATCACCTGTTTCTTGTGACGCATGGAATTGGACAGCTGCTAGGATTGAG AATGGAGAGTGTCAACTTCGTGCACGATGTCAACATACTTCGCAAGACCTTGAAGGGCGTTTACTCGAACTCTGCAGATCTAAAAGCATTAAACTCGGATAACGGGGATGGCCCAGGCAATTGTCGTATCCAGGTTCTACCGGTCTGCTGGCGACATCTTCTAGACTTCCCAAAGAAGCGAGAAAAGAAACGCGAGCATGACTTGGGAGAGACGTATACCGAGGAGGATGAGT ACCCCTCGCTGGAAGACATCACCGTAGAAGGAGTTGCCTTTGCCAGGTCGCTTATTTCCGATCTTGCCTTGGACGTTCTACTTTATCAGAGCGCTTACCGTGAGCAAATCGCACATATTGTACAAGAGGAGTCTAACAGAGTGTACAATCTCTTCATGGAAAGGAACCCAGGCTTTAAAGGAAAAGTCCACATCATAGGTCATTCGCTCGGCTCCGCGATAATGTTTGATATTCTCTGTcggcagaaagaggattCCAAGACAGGCGAGCGTAACCCGCTTCGCATCTGGCCCTCACAAGGCCGCCTGGAACCACCTAAGGACCCCAGAGAGCTGAAATTTGATTTCCAAGTGGAAGACCTGTACTGCATAGGCTCTCCCATCGGATTGTTCCAAATGCTTAAGGGCCGAACCATCGCAGCCCGGCACATGTCCGACTCGTTTCCGTCCCAGAGCCCACTGGACCCGGACACAATGGAGGACCCATTCCTGATGGCCGATCCCACGCAGCGCGTGTCAACCATTACTGGCCTGCCGTTTTCCATCTCATCTCCTAAAGTCAAACAGCTCTTCAACGTCTTTCACCCGTCAGACCCCATTGCCTACCGCATGGAGCCGCTCATTACTCCCGCAATGTCCAGTCTCAAGTCGCAGGTCCTACCTTACACCAAGAAAGGCATATTCGGCAGCGTGGCGCCCCAAGGTATCACTGGCATCGGCGTCAAGGTCGGCCAGAGTGTCTCGGGGCTCTGGTCGTCGCTCAGCGCCGGCATCGCCAGCAACATCCTCAACCGCAGTCTCGGCCTGACGCAGGAGGACGTCGCCAacatgcagcagcagcaacagaacCCGACACCGTCGTCGGGCGCCGCGGGCACAAACATCTCGTCGGCCACGGGCGTCCTCTCGGACGCGTCGGTGCAGTCGGAGAAGTCGGCCGAGCGCAAGCGCCAGCTTGCCCGGAACAACAGTGGCCTCAGCCCGCTGAGCGGCAACGATGCGACCCTTATCGACGACGAGCTCGAGACGCTCTTTTCCAACTTTGAGAACAGGAGGGTCAAGAACAAGGAACAGTTTAGCGAAGAAGAGGACAAGGCCAGGAGGCTGCGCAAGGAGGAGATGAAGGTGCGGGCGCTGAATCGGAACGGGAGGGTGGACTACAGCATTCAGGA GAGCGCGTTGGATTTCAATCCCATCAACACCATAGCGTCTCATATGGCGTATTGGAGCGACGAAGATGTTGCGCATTTTATTATGTCCCAGGTTTTGTCCAACAGGAGCGGGACTGGCAGGAGATAG